TCTCCTTAGTAAGGTGCTGTACAGAGGTAACATATGGCTGCTCTCATGGCCTAATGGTCACTGGTTGAATCTCAGCTCAGGCTATCTATACTGGCTATCCTTGTTTTTTCCTTTAATATTAGCTCTTTACATAGAAAGAAACTAACTTGGGGGCCCGGTCTAAAACTTGGGGGCCCGGTCTAAAACTTGGGGGCCCGGTCTAAAACTTGGGGGCCCGGTCTAAAACTTGGGGGCCCGGTCTAAAACTTGGGGGCCCGGTCTAAAACTTGGGGGCCCGGTCTTAAACTTGGGAGCCCGGTCTAAAACGTGTGAGCCCGGTCTAAACTTGTGAACCAACTTGTGATCTCATATGGCACTGAACCAACAGGATCTATTCATTCATTGTGATCCCTATTGCCTATGATTCTGTGCTCCCTTTATTGGAATGTAACCCATGGCCTCGGTGCTCCTCCTTATGGCCTCGGTGCTCCTCCTTATGGCCTCGGTGCTCCTTCTTATGGCCTCGGTGCTCCTCCTTATTGCACCGCTGACAGAGGTACATCAAAAGAGctatctaaggctacattcacacgtccgtggtgtgttgcggacccgcaaattgccggtccgcaacacaccagcccgtcacccccatagaaatgcctattcttgtccgcaagctgcggacaagaataggacatgctctatctttttgcggagctgcggacccaaaatcggggccgcgctccgcaattgcggctgcagacagcacactgtgtgctgtccgcattccattccgtccccatagagaaggaatgggtccgcacccattccgcaaaattgcggaaaggatgcggacccattttgcggacgtctgaatggaacctaaaAGCACTAGCCATTCAATTAAAAAATATGACTAATTAGTTTCCTATAGAGATTTTACCATAAGGACATTCCTGGTCATGTTTTGCAGTTTTTGAAATAATTAGGGAAAAATTAGCACAAGAACTCGAGAAATCAAACACTTTTGTTATTTACCCATGCGGCCGGAGCACAAAACGCGTGGTGCAGTAGTTTACACCGCCTCATTGGTTTACATGTACATATGACGCCCTGCGTGACCCTGATGGTCACTAGACACGGATTTCCGGTGCCTCCTCCCAACTAGTTAAGTGCTCACACCTGGGAGAACACCGCTGCTGTCCATCCACCACCGCAGAAATCTGGATTAAAAATGGGGATTATCTCTTTATTCGGCCTAAACGGTGATAATCTGCTGGCTGCATGAGCTCGTCTCCAGCGAGCCTGGCGTCTTCATTGGGGTTTAGTTATGTTTGCACTAATCCTAGCTGAGACAATCATTGGAGATTACCACAGAGTCCGGGCCGCACTCGCCACTCTCACCGGGAACTGATTTTTTTCTGCAGGCTGGGGGCAATTGCCAGCATTTTGGTTTATATGGAATCCCTATTGacacattatatacatttttgtgTGTGTCGACTTGCTCTAGCTGTGAAGACATGAAGGCGTTTTGTTTTTCAGGTAGACGACATGCAACCTGAatttgtttgtgtgcatgaggtcttatccTTCTGGTCCCTTGACTTGCATTGTGCTGCACAATTTGCATTGCTTCAGAGCGACTAGTAGGGCACTTAGATATGAGGCCGCTTTCAGACCAGCGTATTTGCAATGCGTATATAGTTCCGGTATCCGCTGCTAACGTTAATGAATAGAGCAATTCACATGGGCGTATGATTTCCGTCagtatttgaaatccgcagcTTGTCCGAGTTTTGTGCGGAGTTGTTTTCAAACACGCACATTACAGTCTGTGCAGTGCATACATAATAAAGGAAGGAAGAAACACACATGGAAATCCTGAAGCAATCCTGATGGTATATCATCAGGATccagatccgtcttacaaatgcattgatatgccggatccgtctttccggtgccatccggaaaaacggatccggaatttatttttttcacctttttttttttttgcatgctcagactggaaggacggatccggcattccggcacgaatacattcctatggaaaaaaatggccTTCAGGCAAGTGTTaatttttttgggccggagataaaaccgtagcatgctgcggtattatctccgtcctaaaaagactgaactgaagacatcctgatgcatcctgaacggattgctctccattcagaatgcatggggataaaactgatcagttcttttccagtattgagcccctatgacggaactctatgccggaaaagaaaaacgcaagtgtgaaagtgcccttaggcGTGCAAGGTTCGCGTtatgtaagaattccgttatggtccgtggtagcggaatccataagggaattcttagataacgcgAACCTTGCACGcctaacttgaaaacacaagttcgctcattccTAACTCAGATGATCAGTGAGAGCTGACGTCCTGATGACAttgtcttggggggggggggtttgcaggtGGTCCCGTCTTCATGGTCTCATTTCTCCGGAGCCGCTGTATATCATGACCTGTTTATATACCCGCGTACAAGCCTGTATATAAGGGCTGGCCTGCAATGTGTCCTGGATCATCAAAGTATGTTAAGAAGGTGATTCCTCATAAATTGGTTTATAGGTTGAGTCCAAGCTTTTATACAATAAAAATCTCAATTTGTTTGAAcggattatgttttattatataaggTGGGCAGGCGGTGAGCGGCTACCTGGGTAGTGACAGGAGGCCTTAATTACACAGTAGTAAATTGGATGTTCGGACAGGACAGGACGTGCTTTCTTTGTATATTTattaggagaggactcccctgcataacggaaacgggacggatcccatagcccatagacttctattatgacggaatgaataacggaatgtctctaaaggcatgCGTTATTCAtttcatcatagaattgcgttatggtccgtggtaacggaatccataacgcaattctgcttttaccaccaaacgaagcgtgaacgaatttcagatTTTGATCATCTCTACTGACAATGTAAAGAAAACTACCTTGGGCGTGCTGCCGAAGCAGTAATCCCAGCATTATGTAAAAGCATGGACTTTTTCGGGTACGGTCACACGTAGCCAGTCTACTGCGGATTTTCCAGAGCGAATACTTTGAAATCTGCAGCGACAAATTAGTGTGGATTTTCCTGCATTTTACTGTGCAGCAGATTTAATCCTCtgtgcaaaacacagaagagatgcaagtgtttccattacattttatgtATTTAGGTTCCACTCATATATTTGgcctacaaatactgatgcaaaatactgacgtaTGAGTCCAAGCAGAGCCAGAAATGTAGGACTGCTAACCAATTGCTGGGACGCCGCTGCTCTGGGACTAGTCTATAAATGGGTAGGATTAGACAAATGCCAAGATTCatcgggcagatttactaatgcaGCATAAAATTTACCTCGGTGAGAATTTGCCACTTCTTGCTGGACATTTTAGACACTTTTCCTCCTTACACCACCTCTCACCTGGCATTTTAGGACATCACTTAGCCACAACCCCTTTTCTAGAAACTTTAGAAAACTGTATTGTAAGGCCTTAAGGGGGTGATTTACTTAATGATGGGAGCAatggggggcgttgccgttacacctagaggctctgctctctctgtgcaactgctgcaccctctgccagAGCCAGGTGTGATCATGTTTACATggtctgaccctgtcaatcaagtgcagagggcgcggcagttgcagagagagcagagcctctaggtgtaacggtaacacccccgttgctcctagaagctcattagcatatattgaaacatcatttttctcagcaatgtgggcacatatgaacatgggaccaacacagactccttcagctgccaagcgcacatgtaacaggtcagccagtttcataggtacaaaactgctgacagatgccctttaacatatACACATGACGTATATGTGAAACTGATGCCTCAGGagagtgccatacagtggcattcatccccttaggcccctttcacacgggcgaatattctgcgcggatgcgatgcgtgagttgaacgcattgcacccgcactgaataccgacccatttatttctatgggtctgttcacatgagcggtgattttcacgcatcacttgtgcgttgtgtgaaaatcgcagcatgctctatattctgcgtttttcacgcaacgcaggccccatagaagtgaatggggttgcgtgaaaatcgcaagcatccgcaagcaagtgcagatgcggtgcgattttcacgcacggatgctaggagacgatcgggatggagacctgatcattattattttcccttataacatggttataagggaaaataatagcattctgagaacagaatgcatagtaaaatagcgctggaggggttaaaaaaaataaaataaaaatttaactcgccttaatccacttgctggcgctgccggcatctcgtctgtcttctttgctaaacaggacctgtggtgagcattcattccaggacttgtcactccggtcatcacatgatcttttaccatggtgatgggtcatgtgatggatcatgtgatgaccggagtgacgtcaccacaggtcgtggaatgaatgctcaccacaggtcctgttcagcaaagaaggagacagacgagatgccggcagcgccagcaagtggattaaggtgatttttttttaacccctccagcgctattgtactatgcattctgtattcagaatgctattattttcccttataaccatggtataagggaaaataatacaatctacagaacaccaatcccaagcccgaacttctgtgaagaagttcgggtttgtgtaccaaacatgcgcgatttttctcactcgagtgcaaaacgcataataatgttttgcactcgcgcggaaaaatcgcgggtgttcccgtaacgcacccgcacatttttccgcaacgcccgtctgaaagaggccttagagttaaCATGTAAATTTTCTTTTTTGCTGGATCTGCAGGATGGAAAACCTTAGTGTATTGCACTTTTGCATCCTTAATTTTTTTCCAACATTTATGTGAAACGCGGGACAAAAACAGTCCTGAGATGTTGGCATATGAAGACGTTTTCCATTGTCAGGAGGATGAAGCTGCTGTTGAACACTTATGGATTTTAAACATGTTGAACTTGGAGGTCTAGTTCATTCGCCAAATGTTCAATCCTCTGAAATCCTTGGGTCACGTTGTCTATCTCTACATCGATAGAGATCACCACAGACTTCTTGGAGGAGACCCCATCCTGTTTTAGGACTACCGTGTAGATGTCCCTGAGCTGGAAGGTCTCCTGCGTGACGTTGCTGACACTGGTATATCTTTGGATCCCAGCCTTGTCTAAAAAGTTCCTTATCTGTACATTGTCCAACTCTACATCGATGTGTAAGATTTGGGAGAGACATTTAATTATTCCTTTTTCTTCTACCAACTCATAGCAAGTTAGATTTCTTTGTGTTTCAGGGTCTGTATTCCCATTACGATCAGCCCTGTGGACATCTTGTTTGAATTTTGGTATATTTGGAGATGTTTGTGTCTTGGGGTCGGTGGCGTTGACTTGTCTTTCCATCAAAGTCTTCTTCGAAGGACTGTGGATTTCCAGCTTTGTTGACTTTGTTTTGTCAATAATCAGTCTCCATTCTTTCCCTGCTTTGCTCAGCCAGGACTCATTGACGGCAAGGTCGTACAGGTTTGTGTCATAATATTCCACCTCCTCCACCACTTTACCTGTCCGAAGGGCCCCCTTCTCTGTCAACACCTCTTCAGTTGTGTCCTTCGCCCAGTATGTCTGCTGGATCTTCACCTTGTGGATGTTGGACTCTTTCTGGGTTCTTGACATGATTTTCCTGTGAGATAAGTCAGAGTGAGTGCAACGACCTGGCTTAAACATCTGCATCTACTTATCCTTTAACTAAGGTTCTTCAATGTCAACAGTGCCTTCTTATATCTAGAAGGGTCCTCCTATCGATCCCCCAGTGCCCTCCTGTACTTACGTTCATATCTAGAAGGGTCCTCCTATCGATCCCCCAGTGCCCTCCTGTACTTACTCATATCTAGAAGGGTCCTCCTATTGATAACCTAGTGCCCTCCTGTACTTGGGCTCATATCTAGAAGGGTCCTCCTATCGATTCCCCAGTGCCCTCCTGTACTTGCGCTCATATATAGAAGGGTCCTCCTATTGATAACCTAGTGCCCTCCTGTACTTGCGCTCATATCTAGAAGGGTCATCCTATCGATCCCCCAGTGCCCTCCTGTACTTACTCATATCTAGAAGGGTTCTCCTATTGATGACCCAGTGCCCTCCTGTACTTGGGCTCATATCTAGAAGGGTCCTCCTATCGATCCCCCAGTGCCCTCCTGTACTTACACTCATATCTAGAAGGGTCCTCCTATCGATCCCCCAGTGCCCTCCTGTACTTACACTCATATCTAGAAGGGTCCTCCTATCGATCCCCCAGTGCCCTCCTGTACTTGGGCTCATATCTAGAAGGGTCCTCCTATCGATCCCCCAGTGCCCTTCTGTACTTACACTCATATCTAGAAGGGTCCTCCTATCGATCCCCCAGTGCCCTCCTGTACTTGGGCTCATATCTAGAAGGGTCCTCCTTTCGATCCCCCAGTGCCCTCCTGTACTTGGGCTCATATCTAGAAGGGTCCTCCTATCGATCCCCCAGTGCCCTCCTGTACTTACACTCATATCTAGAAGGGTCCTCCTATCGATCCCCCAGTGCCCTCCTGTACTTACACTCATATCTAGAAGGGTCCTCCTATCGATCCCCCAGTGCCCTCCTGTACTTGCGCTCATATCTAGAAGGGTCCTCCTATCGATCCCCCAGTGCCCTCCTGTACTTACACTCATATCTAGAAGGGTCCTCCTATCGATCCCCCAGTGCCCTCCTGTACTTACACTCATATCTAGAAGGGTCCTCCTATCGATCCCCCAGTGCCCTCCTGTACTTGGGCTCATATCTAGAAGGGTCCTCCTATCGATCCCCCAGTGCCCTCCTGTACTTACGTTCATATCTAGAAGGGTCCTCCTATCGATCCCCCAGTGCCCTCCTGTACTTACACTCATATCTAGAAGGGTCCTCCTATCGATCCCCCAGTGCCCTCCTGTACTTACACTCATATCTAGAAGGGTCCTCCTATCGATCCCCCAGTGCCCTCCTGTACTTGGGCTCATATCTAGAAGGGTCCTCCTATCGATCCCCCAGTGCCCTCCTGTACTTGGGCTCATATCTAGAAGGGTCCTCCTATCGATCCCCCAGTGCCCTCCTGTACTTGGGCTCATATCTAGAAGGGTCCTCCTATCGATCCCCCAGTGCCCTCCTGTACTTGTCGGCTCAGTTTTATGTCTTCACAATTTTATGTATTTAAACCTTAAGGGTTATTCCCACAATTGAGATTTCTCACCGATCCAcaagataggtgataaatgttggaAACCTGGGGGGGAGCCCTACTGCTAGGACTCCCATTGATCACTATAACGGGGTCCTGAGCCCCCTGTTCCTCCTCAATGCCTCCATGAGTTCGCGAATAAATGTGGAGGTCGTGCCCAAATGTTTATGGGACTGACAGACATCCGTGTgctttatgcctcattcacatttccgtgtccgtGTAAAATCTGTGTGTGTTTTGTCCGTGTGTCCATTGGTCCGCGTGTCCATTTTTTTGCCACTCGTgtgttagggttcatgcacatagCCGTAGTTTTGGTCCGTATCTGATCTGCGGTTTTTGCagtctgatgcggacccattaatttcaatggggccacaaaagatgcggacagcacactgtgtgcggtCTACATCCGTAAGTTCAGTTCGCGGCcccgcagaaaaatagaacatgccgtattcttgtcctttttgcagaAAAGGGTAGGACATTTCTGCTGGACTCTTAATTTCCAGagaatctcctaccaatggtccctGAAATACCACTGACAGAATACTGATGCCCTTCAGTGGAAGTGTTCGGTCCACATCATGGCCCAAAGTAGTGCACGTTTCCATgaaaatcactgatgtgtgagCAATGACATTAAAATCAATGCGACAGCACTGAAGTGTAAAcgaagccttaggcctcatgcacacgaccgttgtgtgttttgcggtccgtaaattgcggatccgcaaaacatggattgccattgatataactactattcttgcccgcaaaacggacaagaataggacgggtTATATTTttattgcggaccacggaacggagcaaaggatgcggatggcacacggagtgctgtccacttcttttgctgccccattgaagtgaatgggtccacatctgagccgcaaaaactgcggctcggatgcggaccaaaacaacggccgtgtgcatgaggccttactcggcgttctccatcagtcccatagactgACTAGAGCGGCACTGACACTCGTGGCCACTGCTCCTTTGCAGCTTCTCTGAAATAGGGACTTGAGATCCTCGTTTTAGCAATtgatgccccccctcccccttttaatAAAGTTCTGTGACTTTCTGATACACTTTGTTTTAAATCCTCttagttttcaagatctctgcttgctgtgaaaAGGAACAATTTTTCCCAGATGCTGAAAATACTTTCCACAGCTGAAATCTGAGATCTGAACTGTATGAAGAATAGTATTACCTGCGCTGGAACATTGTAACAAACAATCAGGTTAGGAGAGAGGTATGTGGTGGTGTTCTTGGCTCACAGAGCATTGCCTAGACCGggtgcaattaaaggggttttccaggatattcatattgatgacctatcctgaggataggtcatcaatgtgagATTGGAAAGGGGTCCGACTCCTGCCACCCCTTCCGAAAGCTGCGGCACTTACTAGagctccggtgagtgccgcggtCTCctggcagcttaccaagcacagcgccgtccatcgtatagtggccgtgcttggtattgcagctcagccccattcacttgaatgcaaatgagctgcacctaggccacgtgaccgacgaACGTGacctcacatggcctaggaagaggctgcggcgcttatgaagtgctgtggcctcttcacacagctgataggcggggttGTCAGGAATAGGACCCCCCgcccatcaaatattgatgacctacccatcAATATGGAAATTACCCTCAAACAAGAATGttcctgttcactgacagcaagctgtcctcacttaggctaggtctacacgacgacatttgtcgcgcgacaatttttataatgatcgtctatggtgtcgcactgcaacatgcaacatactgcgactgcgacagtcacaaaaatccattcgagatggatttttctgcaactgtcgcagtatgttgcatgttgcagcgcgacaccatagacgatcattataaaaattgtcgcgcgacaaaatgtcgcagtgtagttgtgccctaagtTGTCgtggtgtagacctagccttaagctTAGATATGGAGTGTGTCTTAAAGTAGGATGATATGAATGTCTTCCATTATCCCCTGTGATTATTCACCTTCCTGTTCTCTCCTCAGATGGGACATTAATCATATTCATATCATACAATCTGAGTTATTAATGATCATCAGTTATTAGAGCTGTAGCTGTGTAATGATCATTCCTATTGACCTCTCCCTTGTTGAGTATAGCTGCGATGTTCTATATACCAGTGTGCTGTGCCAGGTGAGCGTTTCTGCAGGTAATTATTATAGGTATAAATTACAATGTTTCGATCGTCTCATAGTCCATAATATTCGCATGACTGTGTGCAGGAATGTGCTGCCTTCTTTTATGTATGAGCGCCCTCTGGTGTCTGTGCGAGGTatcagtgtaattgaatattgtgCTCTTTTATAGGCTGTATAGTCATGTGTGTGTTTTCCAGGACGGATTCATttgatatatatatgtttttctaCAACTTTTATTCCGTATAGTGCGGTTATGTAACTAGAAAATAACTACCTGGGTCTCGGTGCAAAATCTATAGCAGGGCCCACTTCATCACATACCAGATTATGTATCGCATGCGTTATAAAAGTCAGGTAGTTACTTGTATGGTAAGAGTCATTTATACTTATTGTGCCTTTTTTATGCTATTCTAACTCATCTTATGGGACCTTTGGGCTCTCTTCAGCACCAGGACCTTGGAAGGGGCGATGAACGCCACAGCACTGTAGGACTAAGGTGGATGATGGGCATTTACAGCTTAGGCTTTGTGTCCGAGGCTCAAAGAAACTTGCAGTACTTGTTAAACTTGCTGCCCCCCTGGGTGGATATGCTGCAGTAGGAAATCCCctgtgcacacaaccgtatctgtCTTTCGGTTCACAAATCATGGATCGCCAAAATACGGATGttgtctgtgtgctgtccgcattctatTTGTGGACCTTTTTGTTTTCAATGGATTCTTGGTCCGCAATTTGCAAACATATAGTCTATGGGAAATAGATATACGAATGGGGAAAGCACGCCGATGTTCTGCATGccttccacatctgtatgtccgaaccgcaaaaaggtagaacatgtcctatatttagcggaacccattgaagtcaacaagtctgcaaaaaatgcggatgcaatgtgggccacatccgtattttgcagatctgcgacttgcagactgcaaaatacgtaCGGTCGTTGGCGTGAGGCCTAATGCAatgaagtggatgagatttttaaaAAGCTCCATCCACATGTTCAGGAACATTTCTGCAGCGGAGTACGCGCATAACGCCGACCTGCATTgtggttccgttttttgctgaggaTGTTACCCGTTGCAATGCATAGGATGAAATAGGCGACGGACCCTCATCATTTTACGCAATGAATTCTGCAGCAACATCTGCACCATTTGGTCTGAGTTTTGCTGCTGCGGGATACCAGCAGAAAATCCCTGCGGAAAATCCCAGTCGTATTCGTCTAAAtttgctttaatttttttttagcaactgTACTAAAGTGTCCTACAATCTAGCAATGGTTATACTGATACCACTATAGCTCTGCAGGGTCTGAGCAAAGTAGTGAGGATGCATTCGGACATCCTGGTTGCAAAACTGAAGCAGGTTAGAGAAATCCGTGGAAAAAAATTGATATGGAACCGTGTCATGTGAATATACCCCGAGTAGGTAAGCATTGGCGTGTTACGACGTTAGAGGTTTTACCACCACGGACACTTAATTGCATATTAATGAGGTTAGgactgattagaaaaaaaaaaaaaacttttgttgcATTCGCCCTTATTTTGGCAGTGAAGGAGTTAATCGCATTGCACTATGTTGCAGACTTGGTGGCATTGAGTTGCCGTGTGCTCTTGCTTAGCATGCACTCTGTATGTAAATATTTGCCTGGCCGTTGGCATTACATCTTTGTGATCTGGAGGGCAGATCCCGTCCTTACCTTTTTATCATTGCCCCGGGAGGATCTTCCGCCTCCTCTAGTCCAGTCTGCTCCTCGGTACGGATTCACATGTCACCGCTGCGGCCAGCTCCTCGCCCAGGGTAAAACGTTTGGTAGTTTTAGAGCAAGATGTGAAAGTCTTAACTTTCTCACCCCCCACGGCCGGGAGAGGACGGGTCTGTGTTGTAGTGGCGTTTGCTTAGCAACTCGCAGATCAGTTGAGGATTTGTGTTAAGTCCTGTGTTGGCATGGAGGCCATCAATACTTCCTGCACAGTCAGAGGTGCGCCTGTTAGGAAGGTGCCTGCAAAAAGAAGAAAGAGGCGCGGACCCTCCGTCCCTTCCCCTAACATGTGTGCCTGTCGCTGGCTTTGTCTTATGTATGTCCGTGCAGGGCAAGTATACAGCACCAGCCATATAATACTGCAGTACAGTTTGGGTGGATTTTCCACTGCACAAAGCTTTGCTTCTGCTGCAAAATCTGCATTGTGTTTCATGCGTATTTCCCATGGAATTCACCCTGCGCGTTGCAATGGGCATAAAGTTAAAATACGCATCGCAGGTtttgcaaattattttttttttatccgcatCGAGTGCATAAGATTTGCTCCACTTTGCTGGTGCTGTTACACACCGCGGATTCAGGCTTATTTCACGTGAGCGATACGGAACGAATCAggatctgttcagagaaaacctgatGGAATACAATATACTCAATTGTTCCCACACAAATCCGCACGCAATACTCATGGTGTGCATTTAAACCTTACGTTTAACATCTAGCGACCACCAGTGAAAAACGTATTCTATccggatgccttccgttttttaACCCACGccacattcatttctgtggggccggGTCTGCGTGACAGACGCACCATATAGAACTTTCTGCGCACAGATGGCCGGTGAGAGACGTCGccccatgtgcacagacccattgataatgaatgggTGCCGTTCTGCAGTGGAAAATCTGCAGCGTCTTCGCCCATGTCTTAAGAAAGATCATGTTGGCGCCGTCCTGTCACTACTGGGTATGGATGGAAGTCTCATAGGAAATGACTCCCATTTAATATGATCTCGTCAGTACAATCGGGGTATATATATTTCATTCTGGCAGGGGTCCCATTTTCAGGACTCGTACCGGTGTACACAAG
The Bufo bufo chromosome 8, aBufBuf1.1, whole genome shotgun sequence genome window above contains:
- the LOC121009379 gene encoding uncharacterized protein LOC121009379, producing the protein MIKRKIMSRTQKESNIHKVKIQQTYWAKDTTEEVLTEKGALRTGKVVEEVEYYDTNLYDLAVNESWLSKAGKEWRLIIDKTKSTKLEIHSPSKKTLMERQVNATDPKTQTSPNIPKFKQDVHRADRNGNTDPETQRNLTCYELVEEKGIIKCLSQILHIDVELDNVQIRNFLDKAGIQRYTSVSNVTQETFQLRDIYTVVLKQDGVSSKKSVVISIDVEIDNVTQGFQRIEHLANELDLQVQHV